One segment of Deltaproteobacteria bacterium DNA contains the following:
- a CDS encoding rhodanese-like domain-containing protein, which translates to MFLSCWNRSFFPSLWQGALILCFATGMGLLANHFHPEGLNPLEPIPPGGAGDIRVVSLQEARRLFQSGKAFFLDARSPEDFRKGHLAGARSLPLQEFDRYFSSVLADVPQDAVIVTYCDGTRCPLARKLAEALLEFGFQDVRILENGWGVWVENNLPIERGNDGAPSNGAGAG; encoded by the coding sequence ATGTTTCTTTCATGCTGGAACCGTTCCTTTTTCCCCTCTCTCTGGCAGGGAGCCCTCATCCTTTGCTTTGCCACGGGGATGGGGCTTCTCGCCAACCACTTCCACCCGGAAGGGTTGAACCCCTTGGAACCGATTCCACCCGGGGGAGCCGGTGATATCCGGGTGGTCTCCCTTCAAGAGGCCCGCCGCCTCTTCCAATCCGGCAAAGCCTTTTTCCTGGATGCCCGCTCACCCGAGGACTTCCGAAAAGGGCATCTGGCCGGGGCCCGAAGTCTTCCGCTCCAAGAATTCGATCGATACTTTTCTTCCGTACTGGCCGACGTTCCACAGGATGCCGTCATTGTGACTTACTGCGATGGAACACGTTGTCCTCTAGCCAGAAAACTGGCCGAGGCATTACTGGAGTTCGGATTTCAAGATGTCCGTATCCTTGAAAACGGATGGGGCGTTTGGGTTGAAAACAACCTGCCTATTGAGAGGGGTAATGACGGGGCCCCTTCCAACGGAGCCGGCGCAGGTTAG
- a CDS encoding DUF1573 domain-containing protein, giving the protein MPLKIKDWIRFSLPWALLVLLSGWGPACPGALAENGPELVLQEPLPDSNEVWEGEIIQRSFKILNKGDKPLEIKKILHTCGCTTVGSFNRIIPPGGEETITVSVNTKGFKGPVTEKARLYTNDPGRPEVVLTVKAFVKPVITLSRRYVNFYGKEGEKLEREVEIVAEREKPLKLTPLDFNLKGRLTYEILEIKKGKKFRVRLESIPGKAGNYRGFLKFRTNYAERPEITIWIWGRISS; this is encoded by the coding sequence ATGCCCCTCAAGATAAAGGACTGGATAAGATTTTCCCTGCCATGGGCCCTCCTCGTCCTTCTTTCCGGTTGGGGCCCCGCTTGCCCTGGGGCCCTGGCTGAAAACGGCCCTGAGTTGGTCCTGCAGGAGCCCCTCCCCGACTCCAATGAAGTCTGGGAAGGAGAAATCATCCAGCGATCCTTCAAAATCCTGAACAAGGGGGACAAGCCCCTTGAAATCAAAAAGATCCTCCACACTTGTGGCTGCACCACGGTTGGATCCTTCAACAGGATCATTCCCCCCGGTGGAGAAGAAACCATCACCGTTTCAGTCAATACCAAGGGATTCAAGGGCCCCGTCACCGAGAAGGCCCGCCTTTACACCAACGACCCGGGCAGGCCCGAGGTGGTCCTTACCGTGAAGGCATTTGTCAAGCCGGTCATTACACTCTCGCGCCGATATGTCAATTTTTATGGCAAGGAAGGCGAAAAGCTTGAAAGAGAGGTGGAAATCGTCGCCGAGAGGGAAAAACCCCTCAAGCTGACCCCCCTGGATTTCAACCTGAAAGGCAGGCTCACTTACGAAATACTTGAAATCAAGAAAGGGAAAAAATTCAGGGTCCGCCTGGAGAGTATCCCCGGGAAAGCGGGCAATTACAGGGGATTCCTGAAATTTCGGACAAACTATGCAGAAAGGCCCGAAATAACAATCTGGATCTGGGGGCGTATTTCAAGTTAG
- a CDS encoding winged helix-turn-helix transcriptional regulator — translation MQNFLKAMKALSDPNRVKIIKMLQRRTLCVCEIQAALEVSQPTVSKHLKILEDAGFVSSEKDGLWVNYRLADGNESPYVATLLGNLRHWLEDDPGVASILAKLPGIRREEVCRR, via the coding sequence TTGCAAAATTTTCTAAAGGCCATGAAGGCCCTTTCTGACCCCAACCGGGTGAAAATCATAAAGATGCTCCAGCGAAGGACCCTTTGTGTCTGCGAAATCCAGGCGGCCCTCGAGGTTTCCCAGCCAACCGTTTCCAAGCATCTAAAGATCTTGGAAGATGCGGGATTCGTATCTTCGGAAAAGGACGGCCTCTGGGTCAATTATCGTCTCGCGGACGGGAACGAGAGCCCGTACGTGGCGACATTGCTCGGGAACCTCCGGCATTGGCTCGAAGATGACCCGGGAGTTGCGAGTATCTTGGCGAAACTACCCGGGATCCGCCGTGAGGAGGTCTGCAGGCGTTAG